A section of the Brachyhypopomus gauderio isolate BG-103 chromosome 13, BGAUD_0.2, whole genome shotgun sequence genome encodes:
- the tubb6 gene encoding tubulin, beta 6 class V isoform X1: protein MREIVHIQAGQCGNQIGTKFWEVISDEHGVDAAGSYVGDSALQLERINVYFNEASSHKFVPRAVLVDLEPGTMDSVRSGAFGQLFRPDNFIFGQTGAGNNWAKGHYTEGAELVDSVLDVVRKECEHCDCLQGFQLTHSLGGGTGSGMGTLLISKIREEYPDRIMNTFSVMPSPKVSDTVVEPYNATLSVHQLVENTDETYCIDNEALYDICFRTLKLTTPTYGDLNHLVSSTMSGVTTSLRFPGQLNADLRKLAVNMVPFPRLHFFMPGFAPLTARGSQQYRALTVPELTQQMFDAKNMMAACDPRHGRYLTVATVFRGPMSMKEVDEQMLAIQNKNSSYFVEWIPNNVKVAVCDIPPRGLKMAATFIGNSTAIQELFKRISEQFSAMFRRKAFLHWFTGEGMDEMEFTEAESNMNDLVSEYQQYQDATANDEEEMFEEDEEDADE from the exons ATGAGGGAAATAGTTCACATACAAGCCGGGCAGTGCGGCAATCAAATTGGAACAAAG TTCTGGGAAGTAATAAGCGATGAGCACGGAGTTGATGCAGCTGGCAGCTATGTCGGTGACTCAGCCCTTCAACTTGAGAGAATTAATGTGTACTTCAACGAGGCGTctt CCCATAAGTTTGTACCTCGTGCAGTGCTGGTGGATCTGGAGCCCGGCACTATGGACAGCGTTCGCTCTGGTGCCTTTGGACAACTCTTTAGACCAGACAACTTCATCTTTG GACAGACGGGTGCGGGGAACAACTGGGCCAAGGGCCACTACacggagggggcggagctggtgGACTCAGTGCTGGACGTGGTGCGGAAGGAGTGCGAGCACTGCGACTGTCTGCAGGGCTTCCAGCTCACTCACTCGCTGGGCGGTGGCACCGGGTCGGGCATGGGCACCCTGCTCATCAGCAAGATCCGCGAGGAGTACCCGGACCGCATCATGAACACCTTCAGCGTCATGCCCTCGCCCAAGGTGTCCGACACGGTGGTGGAGCCCTACAACGCCACGCTGTCCGTGCACCAGCTGGTGGAGAACACGGACGAGACGTACTGCATTGACAACGAGGCGCTCTACGACATCTGCTTCCGCACGCTCAAGCTGACCACGCCCACCTACGGCGACCTCAACCACCTGGTGTCGTCTACCATGAGCGGGGTCACCACCTCGCTGCGATTTCCCGGCCAGCTGAACGCCGACCTGCGCAAGCTGGCCGTCAACATGGTGCCCTTCCCGCGCCTGCACTTCTTCATGCCGGGCTTCGCCCCGCTGACGGCGCGCGGCAGCCAGCAGTACCGAGCCCTCACCGTGCCCGAGCTCACGCAGCAGATGTTCGACGCTAAGAACATGATGGCGGCGTGCGACCCTCGACACGGCCGCTACCTCACCGTGGCGACGGTGTTCCGCGGGCCCATGTCCATGAAGGAGGTGGACGAGCAGATGCTGGCCATCCAGAACAAGAACAGCAGCTACTTTGTCGAGTGGATCCCCAACAACGTCAAGGTGGCCGTCTGCGACATCCCCCCCCGGGGACTCAAGATGGCCGCCACCTTCATCGGCAACAGCACGGCCATCCAGGAGCTGTTCAAACGCATCTCGGAGCAGTTCTCCGCCATGTTCCGACGCAAGGCCTTCCTGCACTGGTTCACGGGCGAGGGCATGGACGAGATGGAGTTCACCGAGGCCGAGAGCAACATGAACGACCTGGTGTCTGAGTACCAGCAGTACCAGGACGCCACAGCCAATGACGAAGAGGAGATGTtcgaggaggatgaagaggatgcCGATGAGTGA
- the LOC143473252 gene encoding serine/threonine-protein kinase pim-1-like, which yields MLIRRLAQYHSGVLGSRLHDVCTVLVQEVRNLRSRVSRMAVVSLRKLRLGWRMLLFLSSHHDFDKMVEKYIPAKDLATIRDTVLTLKSKERTKVSRIPKEKMRQPRLEQQEAPAAQAERHNTQLMKRSLRHTVRDVSPDDAAPLKDLQLNSNVPAQTSRRATRLIRVQPSLSNSSVSFTSRYTVGDLLGSGGYGAVYAGVRKADGKQIAIKYVPKHHAERFITVPGKTRSLPLEVALMKMVCKPPRCEHIVELLDWFEYRYCFILILERPVPCMDLFGFLDLYQRQLPEPLARQIMHQVVQAVLHCHDRGVLHRDIKEENLLVNTDTLDVKLIDFGCGDLLETGPYRHFRGTKVYCPPEWLVDGMYEGRQATIWSLGVLLYSIICGHVPFQKKEDIVEAHLCFKGNPSRECRHLITWCLQKDPEKRPVLEDVLAHQWFLEGLQN from the exons ATGTtaatccgtagattggctcagtATCACTCTGGTGTGCTGGGCAGCAGGCTTCATGATGTCTGCACTGTTCTtgttcaagag gtgcggaACCTGCGCTCTCGTGTGTCCCGCATGgctgtggtgtccttgaggaAGTT GCGCTTGGGctggcgtatgctgctgttcctgtcctcccaccacgactttgataagatggtggaaaagtacatccctgccaaagacctggcaaccatcagggacactgtcctcactctgaaatccaag gagaggacaaaggtgtccAGGATTCCAAAAGAGAAGAtgcgtcagcctcgtctggagcagcaagaagctccagccgcacaggcGGAGCGTCACAACACGCAGCTaatgaagcgcagccttaggcacacagtgagggacgtgagcccagacgacgcggcacctctcAAAG acctgcagctgaacagtaaTGTTCCAGCCCAGACTAGCAGACGAGCTACCAGACTGATCAGAGTACAACCGTCCCTTTCAAACAGTTCTG tgAGCTTCACTTCACGCTACACTGTGGGAGATCTCCTGGGCTCAGGAGGATATGGCGCAGTGTATGCAGGAGTCCGCAAGGCTGATGGAAAACAG ATCGCCATTAAATATGTGCCAAAGCATCACGCAGAACGGTTCATCACTGTT CCCGGCAAAACTCGCAGTCTGCCCCTAGAGGTGGCTCTAATGAAGATGGTGTGCAAGCCACCTCGTTGTGAGCATATTGTGGAGCTCCTAGATTGGTTTGAGTACCGCTACTGCTTCATCTTGATTCTGGAGCGACCCGTCCCCTGCATGGACCTGTTTGGCTTCTTGGACTTGTACCAACGCCAACTGCCTGAGCCACTGGCACGACAGATCATGCATCAGGTGGTTCAGGCTGTCCTTCACTGCCATGACCGTGGAGTTCTGCATAGAGACATCAAGGAAGAGAACCTTCTGGTCAACACAGACACCCTTGACGTCAAGTTGATCGACTTTGGTTGTGGCGATCTGCTTGAGACCGGACCCTACAGGCACTTTAGAG GCACCAAGGTATACTGCCCACCTGAATGGCTGGTTGACGGGATGTATGAGGGCCGTCAAGCCACCATCTGGAGTCTGGGTGTGCTCCTCTAcagtattatctgtggacatGTGCCCTTTCAGAAGAAGGAAGACATTGTTGAGGCACACCTGTGCTTCAAGGGAAACCCATCCAGAG agtgccGCCATCTGATAACATGGTGTCTGCAAAAGGACCCTGAAAAACGTCCTGTGCTCGAGGATGTTCTTGCACACCAGTGGTTTTTGGAAGGACTTCAGAACTAA
- the tubb6 gene encoding tubulin, beta 6 class V isoform X2, whose translation MSTELMQLAAMSVTQPFNLRELMCTSTRRLPISLYLVQCWWIWSPALWTAFALVPLDNSLDQTTSSLTGAGNNWAKGHYTEGAELVDSVLDVVRKECEHCDCLQGFQLTHSLGGGTGSGMGTLLISKIREEYPDRIMNTFSVMPSPKVSDTVVEPYNATLSVHQLVENTDETYCIDNEALYDICFRTLKLTTPTYGDLNHLVSSTMSGVTTSLRFPGQLNADLRKLAVNMVPFPRLHFFMPGFAPLTARGSQQYRALTVPELTQQMFDAKNMMAACDPRHGRYLTVATVFRGPMSMKEVDEQMLAIQNKNSSYFVEWIPNNVKVAVCDIPPRGLKMAATFIGNSTAIQELFKRISEQFSAMFRRKAFLHWFTGEGMDEMEFTEAESNMNDLVSEYQQYQDATANDEEEMFEEDEEDADE comes from the exons ATGAGCACGGAGTTGATGCAGCTGGCAGCTATGTCGGTGACTCAGCCCTTCAACTTGAGAGAATTAATGTGTACTTCAACGAGGCGTctt CCCATAAGTTTGTACCTCGTGCAGTGCTGGTGGATCTGGAGCCCGGCACTATGGACAGCGTTCGCTCTGGTGCCTTTGGACAACTCTTTAGACCAGACAACTTCATCTTTG ACGGGTGCGGGGAACAACTGGGCCAAGGGCCACTACacggagggggcggagctggtgGACTCAGTGCTGGACGTGGTGCGGAAGGAGTGCGAGCACTGCGACTGTCTGCAGGGCTTCCAGCTCACTCACTCGCTGGGCGGTGGCACCGGGTCGGGCATGGGCACCCTGCTCATCAGCAAGATCCGCGAGGAGTACCCGGACCGCATCATGAACACCTTCAGCGTCATGCCCTCGCCCAAGGTGTCCGACACGGTGGTGGAGCCCTACAACGCCACGCTGTCCGTGCACCAGCTGGTGGAGAACACGGACGAGACGTACTGCATTGACAACGAGGCGCTCTACGACATCTGCTTCCGCACGCTCAAGCTGACCACGCCCACCTACGGCGACCTCAACCACCTGGTGTCGTCTACCATGAGCGGGGTCACCACCTCGCTGCGATTTCCCGGCCAGCTGAACGCCGACCTGCGCAAGCTGGCCGTCAACATGGTGCCCTTCCCGCGCCTGCACTTCTTCATGCCGGGCTTCGCCCCGCTGACGGCGCGCGGCAGCCAGCAGTACCGAGCCCTCACCGTGCCCGAGCTCACGCAGCAGATGTTCGACGCTAAGAACATGATGGCGGCGTGCGACCCTCGACACGGCCGCTACCTCACCGTGGCGACGGTGTTCCGCGGGCCCATGTCCATGAAGGAGGTGGACGAGCAGATGCTGGCCATCCAGAACAAGAACAGCAGCTACTTTGTCGAGTGGATCCCCAACAACGTCAAGGTGGCCGTCTGCGACATCCCCCCCCGGGGACTCAAGATGGCCGCCACCTTCATCGGCAACAGCACGGCCATCCAGGAGCTGTTCAAACGCATCTCGGAGCAGTTCTCCGCCATGTTCCGACGCAAGGCCTTCCTGCACTGGTTCACGGGCGAGGGCATGGACGAGATGGAGTTCACCGAGGCCGAGAGCAACATGAACGACCTGGTGTCTGAGTACCAGCAGTACCAGGACGCCACAGCCAATGACGAAGAGGAGATGTtcgaggaggatgaagaggatgcCGATGAGTGA